The following proteins are encoded in a genomic region of Micrococcaceae bacterium Sec5.8:
- a CDS encoding sugar porter family MFS transporter has protein sequence MKSAATPRQRKTSENHQRALRTATFISTLGGLLFGYDTGVINGALPYMQEDLGLTPLTEGLVTSSLLFGAAFGALFGGRLADRNGRRKMLMVLAAIFLIGTLACTFAPTTGVMISARFVLGLAVGGASVTVPVYLAEISPSARRGRIVTRNELMIVTGQLLAFIFNAYLGARFGESGGIWRWMLVVATLPAIALWVGMNVMPESPRWLASTGRFGEALSVLQRIRSQSEARAEFEEVKAMAVEDYKSTMGSWQDIRVPWLRHIFVVGFGLAVIQQITGVNSIMYYGNQILAESGFGREAALTANIANGVISVLATFVGIWLLGKVGRRRMLITGQFGTTAALLLIGFFSLVLPEGTARGFVILSLTVTFLAFQQGAISPVTWLMLSEIFPLNIRGLGMGTSAFVLWTVNFLVGFGFPQLLDAIGLSNTFFVFAVLGVGAIAFAAKYIPETKDKSLEDLEHHFKQLAAK, from the coding sequence ATGAAGTCGGCGGCAACTCCCCGACAGCGCAAGACGTCCGAAAACCACCAGCGGGCTCTGCGCACCGCCACTTTCATCTCCACCCTCGGCGGGTTGCTCTTCGGCTACGACACCGGCGTCATTAACGGCGCCCTGCCGTACATGCAGGAGGACCTGGGCCTCACGCCGCTCACCGAAGGGCTCGTGACCTCCTCGCTGCTCTTTGGTGCCGCCTTCGGCGCCCTGTTCGGCGGACGCCTCGCGGACCGCAACGGCCGCCGCAAGATGCTCATGGTGCTGGCCGCCATCTTCCTCATCGGCACGCTGGCCTGCACCTTCGCTCCGACCACGGGAGTGATGATCTCCGCCCGTTTTGTCCTTGGCCTGGCCGTCGGCGGGGCATCGGTCACCGTGCCGGTGTATCTCGCCGAAATCTCCCCGAGTGCCCGGCGCGGACGGATCGTCACCCGGAACGAGCTGATGATCGTCACCGGCCAGCTGCTGGCTTTCATCTTCAACGCCTATCTCGGCGCCAGGTTCGGGGAATCCGGCGGGATCTGGCGCTGGATGCTCGTGGTCGCCACCCTGCCCGCGATCGCGCTCTGGGTCGGGATGAACGTCATGCCCGAGAGCCCGCGCTGGCTGGCCTCGACGGGCCGCTTCGGTGAGGCCCTCAGCGTGCTGCAACGGATCCGCTCCCAGTCCGAGGCCCGGGCCGAATTTGAGGAAGTCAAGGCCATGGCCGTGGAGGACTACAAGTCCACGATGGGTTCCTGGCAGGACATCAGGGTGCCCTGGCTGCGCCACATCTTCGTGGTGGGCTTCGGCCTCGCTGTCATCCAGCAGATCACCGGCGTGAACTCGATCATGTACTACGGCAACCAGATCCTCGCCGAGTCCGGCTTCGGCAGGGAGGCCGCGCTGACGGCGAACATCGCCAACGGCGTCATCTCGGTGCTGGCCACGTTCGTGGGGATCTGGCTGCTGGGCAAGGTGGGCCGGCGCAGGATGCTCATCACCGGCCAGTTCGGTACGACGGCGGCGCTGCTGCTGATCGGGTTCTTCTCGCTGGTCCTGCCCGAAGGCACTGCCCGCGGCTTCGTGATCTTGTCCCTGACCGTGACGTTCCTGGCGTTCCAGCAGGGCGCGATCTCACCGGTCACCTGGCTGATGCTCTCGGAGATCTTCCCGCTGAACATCCGGGGCCTCGGGATGGGAACGTCCGCTTTTGTGCTGTGGACGGTGAACTTCCTGGTGGGTTTCGGCTTCCCGCAGCTCCTCGACGCAATCGGGCTTTCCAACACCTTCTTCGTCTTTGCCGTGCTGGGCGTCGGTGCCATCGCGTTCGCCGCGAAGTACATCCCGGAGACCAAGGACAAGAGCCTGGAAGACCTGGAACACCACTTCAAGCAGCTGGCGGCAAAGTAG
- a CDS encoding Gfo/Idh/MocA family oxidoreductase, producing the protein MTKTLRVAVIGAGRMGADHIQRLNTRIHGAEVAAVVDVDLGRAQAAIEGIPGAVALADADEALNNGDVNAVLIATPGFLHQDILLKAIARDIPILCEKPLTPDAASAWKIVQAEENLGHQRIQVGFMRRFDAEYAALGNIIRANDLGELLMLHHQHRNPATPDGFTNEMLINDSVVHEFDAVRFFTGEEITSVQVRLGKATKNAPSGQHDPQHVLIETESGVLADVEIFVNAKFGYEVATQASFENGIVNIGGDNGPYTRTSGRWGGNVTPGFEERFGAAYDVEIQSWVDAALRGEIGGPTAWDGYATAACCEAGVEAQKNGEKVAVKLNARPALYR; encoded by the coding sequence ATGACCAAGACCCTCCGCGTTGCTGTCATCGGCGCCGGCCGTATGGGCGCAGACCACATCCAGCGGCTCAACACCCGCATCCACGGCGCTGAAGTTGCCGCGGTCGTCGACGTCGACCTCGGCCGCGCCCAGGCGGCCATCGAAGGCATCCCCGGCGCCGTCGCCCTGGCGGACGCCGACGAGGCCCTCAACAACGGCGACGTCAACGCCGTCCTGATCGCCACCCCGGGCTTCCTGCACCAGGACATCCTGCTCAAGGCCATCGCCAGGGACATCCCGATCCTCTGCGAGAAGCCCCTCACCCCGGACGCCGCCTCCGCCTGGAAGATCGTCCAGGCCGAGGAAAACCTGGGCCACCAGCGCATCCAGGTCGGCTTCATGCGCCGCTTCGACGCCGAATACGCCGCTTTGGGCAACATCATCCGCGCCAACGACCTCGGCGAACTGCTGATGCTGCACCACCAGCACCGCAACCCGGCCACGCCTGACGGCTTCACCAACGAGATGCTGATCAACGACTCCGTAGTGCACGAATTCGACGCCGTCCGGTTCTTCACCGGCGAGGAGATCACGTCCGTCCAGGTCCGCCTGGGCAAGGCCACGAAGAACGCCCCATCTGGCCAGCACGACCCGCAGCACGTGCTGATCGAAACCGAATCCGGTGTCCTGGCCGACGTGGAGATCTTCGTCAACGCCAAGTTCGGGTACGAGGTGGCCACCCAGGCTTCCTTTGAGAACGGCATCGTCAACATCGGCGGCGACAACGGCCCGTATACCCGCACGTCCGGACGCTGGGGCGGGAATGTCACCCCCGGCTTCGAGGAGCGCTTCGGCGCGGCGTACGACGTCGAAATCCAGTCCTGGGTGGACGCCGCCCTCCGCGGCGAAATCGGCGGGCCGACGGCCTGGGACGGCTACGCCACCGCCGCCTGCTGCGAGGCCGGCGTCGAGGCGCAGAAGAACGGCGAAAAGGTCGCCGTGAAGCTGAACGCCAGGCCCGCCCTGTACCGCTAG
- a CDS encoding GntR family transcriptional regulator, giving the protein MQKVANHLNLNIDRSSPVPLYHQVVQGIEAAIHGGILPPGSRLDNEIDLAAQLNLSRPTMRKAMDELVRSGLLVRKRGVGTQVVSSQVRRPLELSSLFDDLSNNGSEPTTEVLSFSHDEADAATRAALQIPAGSKVYHFTRLRKVGGKPLALMENWVRDDITPIDEALLGSQGLYAILRNGGVNFRLASQRIGAMIANDYQATLLDTTPGSALVTMERTAVDDTGRQVETGHHVYRADSYSFEMTLVQR; this is encoded by the coding sequence ATGCAGAAAGTCGCGAATCATCTTAATCTCAACATCGACCGGTCCTCACCGGTGCCGCTCTACCACCAGGTGGTCCAGGGCATCGAGGCCGCGATCCACGGCGGGATCCTTCCCCCCGGCAGCCGTCTCGACAACGAGATCGACCTTGCCGCACAGCTGAACCTCTCCCGCCCCACCATGCGCAAGGCCATGGACGAGCTCGTCCGCTCCGGACTGCTCGTGCGCAAGCGCGGCGTCGGCACCCAGGTCGTCTCCAGCCAGGTCCGGCGCCCCCTTGAGCTGTCCAGCCTCTTCGACGACCTCAGCAACAACGGCAGCGAGCCCACCACGGAGGTGTTGAGCTTCTCCCACGATGAAGCCGACGCCGCCACCCGGGCAGCACTCCAGATTCCCGCGGGCTCGAAGGTCTACCATTTCACCCGGCTCCGGAAGGTCGGCGGAAAACCGCTGGCGCTGATGGAGAACTGGGTCCGCGACGACATCACACCCATCGACGAAGCGCTCCTGGGCTCACAAGGCCTCTACGCGATCCTCCGCAACGGCGGCGTGAACTTCCGGCTCGCCTCACAGCGGATCGGCGCCATGATCGCCAACGACTACCAGGCGACCCTGCTGGATACCACCCCCGGCTCGGCCCTTGTCACCATGGAGCGCACGGCCGTGGACGACACCGGGCGCCAGGTGGAGACCGGCCACCACGTCTACCGCGCGGATTCCTACAGCTTCGAAATGACGCTGGTCCAGCGCTAG
- a CDS encoding sugar phosphate isomerase/epimerase produces MTENKLIIGTAPDSWGVWFADDPKQTPWELFLDEVAESGYKWIELGPYGYLPTAPARLAEELKARDLKISAGTVFTAFHRGLDQWETAWEPARKVAELTAAMGGDHVVVIPAMWRDDVTGEAVESGELTEKAWSDLFAGHNRLGKTLLEDFGLQQQFHSHADSHVGAQKDIETLLAATDAKYLNLCLDTGHAEYCGASSLDLIKNYPDRIGYLHLKQINPDILKKVNEENMTWAAANLAGVMTEPPNGLPDLRAVIEAVEALNRPIFGIVEQDMYPVAFDVPMPIARRTRNYLLSCGSRTAVN; encoded by the coding sequence ATGACTGAGAACAAGCTGATCATCGGCACCGCGCCGGACTCGTGGGGCGTCTGGTTTGCGGATGACCCGAAGCAGACCCCGTGGGAACTGTTCCTGGACGAGGTGGCCGAATCGGGCTATAAGTGGATCGAACTCGGCCCCTACGGCTACCTCCCCACCGCCCCCGCACGGCTCGCCGAGGAGCTCAAGGCCCGCGATCTGAAGATCTCGGCCGGCACCGTGTTCACCGCCTTCCACCGCGGCCTGGACCAGTGGGAAACCGCCTGGGAGCCGGCCCGCAAGGTTGCCGAACTCACCGCCGCGATGGGCGGCGACCACGTGGTGGTCATCCCGGCCATGTGGCGCGACGACGTCACCGGCGAGGCGGTGGAAAGCGGCGAGCTTACCGAGAAGGCGTGGAGTGACCTTTTCGCCGGCCACAACCGCCTGGGCAAGACCCTGCTGGAGGATTTCGGCCTGCAGCAGCAGTTCCACTCCCATGCGGACTCCCATGTCGGCGCGCAGAAGGACATCGAGACCCTCCTCGCCGCCACGGACGCGAAATACCTCAACCTCTGCCTGGACACCGGCCACGCCGAATACTGCGGGGCCTCCAGCCTGGACCTGATCAAGAACTACCCGGACCGGATCGGCTACCTGCACCTCAAGCAGATCAACCCGGACATCCTCAAAAAGGTCAACGAGGAAAACATGACCTGGGCCGCCGCCAACCTGGCCGGCGTCATGACCGAACCGCCGAACGGCCTGCCGGACCTGCGCGCCGTCATCGAAGCCGTCGAGGCGCTGAACCGGCCGATTTTTGGCATTGTGGAACAGGACATGTACCCCGTCGCCTTCGACGTCCCGATGCCGATCGCCCGGCGGACCCGCAACTACCTGCTCTCGTGCGGCTCCCGCACCGCCGTCAACTAG
- a CDS encoding MFS transporter, which produces MPIGLIALALGGFGIGLTEFVIMGLLPEVAADFQVSEATAGWLISGYALAVVVGALLLTAAVTRFERKPVLAVLMVLFIAGNLVSAVAPDYGLMMIGRIIAALAHGAFFGIGAVVAASMVAPTKKAGAIAIMFTGLTAANVLGVPFGTMLGQAAGWRSTFGAITGIGVLALVGILTLVPRTGAGEVATGSASGGLRGELRAFRSGQVWLSILVTILGYGGMFGAFTYIAFTLTEVTGFSASTVPWLLILFGVGLFIGNTVGGKAADRNVDRTLLVALSVLVVVLVAFALTAGNQPMTIASMVLLGGFGFATVPGLQMRVMKYATTAPTLASGANIGAFNVGNALGAWMGGVTITAGLGYTSPIWAGAGITLLGLGVMVFAAAAAKRHGAGRPADVDSAEQELQPA; this is translated from the coding sequence ATGCCAATTGGCCTGATAGCACTCGCCCTCGGCGGGTTCGGGATCGGACTCACCGAGTTCGTCATCATGGGCCTGCTGCCCGAAGTAGCCGCGGACTTCCAGGTCAGCGAGGCTACGGCGGGCTGGCTCATCTCCGGTTACGCGCTCGCGGTCGTCGTCGGAGCCCTGCTCCTGACCGCCGCCGTCACCCGCTTCGAGCGCAAGCCGGTGCTGGCCGTGCTGATGGTCCTGTTCATCGCGGGCAACCTGGTCTCCGCCGTCGCACCGGACTACGGGCTGATGATGATCGGCCGCATCATCGCGGCGCTCGCGCACGGTGCCTTCTTCGGCATCGGCGCGGTGGTGGCCGCCAGTATGGTCGCCCCCACCAAAAAGGCCGGCGCGATTGCCATCATGTTCACCGGGCTCACGGCGGCCAATGTCCTGGGTGTTCCCTTCGGCACGATGCTGGGCCAGGCCGCGGGCTGGCGGTCCACCTTCGGGGCGATCACGGGCATCGGCGTGCTGGCGCTCGTGGGGATCCTGACGCTGGTGCCCAGGACCGGTGCGGGGGAAGTGGCAACTGGTTCTGCCTCAGGAGGCCTTCGCGGGGAACTCCGCGCGTTCCGGTCCGGCCAGGTCTGGCTCTCCATCCTGGTCACCATCCTCGGCTACGGCGGCATGTTCGGCGCCTTCACCTACATCGCCTTCACCCTGACGGAGGTCACCGGGTTCTCCGCCTCCACCGTGCCGTGGCTGCTCATTCTGTTCGGCGTGGGCCTCTTCATCGGCAACACCGTCGGCGGCAAGGCGGCGGACCGGAATGTGGACCGCACCCTCCTCGTGGCGCTCTCCGTACTGGTGGTGGTCCTCGTGGCCTTCGCCCTCACCGCCGGGAACCAGCCGATGACCATCGCCTCCATGGTCCTGCTGGGTGGCTTCGGCTTCGCCACGGTCCCCGGGCTGCAGATGCGGGTCATGAAGTACGCCACCACCGCCCCCACCCTGGCCTCCGGCGCCAACATCGGCGCCTTCAATGTGGGCAATGCGCTTGGCGCGTGGATGGGCGGGGTGACCATCACCGCCGGCCTCGGCTACACCTCGCCCATCTGGGCCGGCGCCGGCATCACCCTGCTGGGCCTGGGGGTCATGGTGTTCGCGGCAGCCGCCGCGAAGCGTCACGGCGCCGGACGGCCGGCCGACGTCGACAGCGCCGAGCAGGAACTGCAGCCCGCTTAA
- a CDS encoding gamma-glutamyl-gamma-aminobutyrate hydrolase family protein (Members of this family of hydrolases with an active site Cys residue belong to MEROPS family C26.), which translates to MSSSATSRTRCRAHDELDLAVARRSIGAGLPVLGICRGTSF; encoded by the coding sequence ATGAGCTCTTCGGCTACATCGCGGACCCGGTGCCGGGCGCACGACGAGCTGGACCTGGCCGTTGCGCGGCGCTCGATCGGTGCCGGGCTGCCCGTCCTCGGAATCTGCCGGGGCACCAGCTTCTGA
- the iolB gene encoding 5-deoxy-glucuronate isomerase — translation MANWVYPLGTAAEGTWDVSLGTSDSTLEVEGWAHTGLKVATLRPAAAVELPAADEERIVVPLNGSFTVSVDGEEYRLAGRDSVFGGPSDVLYTGTGKAVTINSADGGRVAVATAPAKAAYPTRLITAAETPVELRGAGNCSRQVHNFGTPAALEADRFIVCEVLTPAGNWSSYPPHKHDEEKEGETSLEEIYYFETRVAPGAPARPGSDDAIGYQRVYASDERPIDVSAEVRTGDVVLVPYGWHGPAMAAPGYDLYYLNVMAGPGPVRDWLISDDPHHGWIRQTWDGQDVDPRLPFCP, via the coding sequence ATGGCCAACTGGGTCTATCCGCTCGGCACCGCCGCCGAAGGCACCTGGGACGTATCCCTGGGCACCTCCGATTCCACCCTGGAGGTGGAGGGCTGGGCCCACACCGGGCTGAAGGTGGCCACACTGCGGCCCGCGGCCGCCGTCGAACTTCCCGCCGCGGACGAGGAACGCATCGTAGTCCCGCTCAACGGGTCCTTCACGGTGTCGGTCGACGGCGAGGAGTACCGGCTGGCCGGCCGGGACAGCGTCTTCGGCGGCCCCAGCGACGTCCTCTACACGGGGACCGGCAAGGCCGTGACCATCAATTCGGCCGACGGCGGACGCGTCGCCGTGGCCACCGCCCCGGCCAAAGCGGCCTACCCGACGCGCCTGATCACGGCCGCGGAGACGCCGGTCGAGCTGCGCGGGGCCGGCAACTGCTCCCGCCAGGTCCACAATTTCGGGACCCCTGCCGCGCTGGAAGCGGACCGCTTCATCGTCTGCGAGGTCCTGACGCCGGCCGGCAACTGGTCCTCCTATCCCCCGCACAAACACGACGAGGAGAAGGAGGGCGAGACCAGCCTCGAGGAGATCTACTACTTCGAGACCCGGGTCGCCCCCGGGGCTCCGGCCCGGCCGGGATCCGACGACGCGATCGGCTACCAGCGTGTATACGCCTCCGACGAGCGCCCCATCGATGTCTCCGCGGAGGTGCGGACCGGGGACGTCGTGCTGGTGCCCTACGGCTGGCACGGTCCGGCGATGGCGGCCCCGGGCTACGACCTGTACTACCTCAACGTGATGGCGGGCCCCGGCCCGGTCCGCGACTGGCTCATCAGCGACGACCCGCACCACGGCTGGATCCGCCAGACCTGGGACGGCCAGGATGTGGATCCCCGGCTGCCTTTCTGCCCTTAA
- a CDS encoding polyketide cyclase / dehydrase and lipid transport, with translation MTNRYLVSRSRFIAAAPEAIFDVLANPALHSVIDGSNTVKGAQPRGPERLAMGEKFGMEMNIKMDYKILNTVCEFEEGRRIAWRHFGGHIWRYVLEPASDAAGKPGTLVTEEWDAREVRARILLRLAGYLRRHPASIEQTLAKLDAYLSSEAASGSGAAPDHTR, from the coding sequence ATGACCAACAGATATCTCGTGTCCCGCAGCCGCTTCATCGCGGCCGCCCCGGAAGCCATCTTTGACGTGCTCGCCAACCCCGCGCTGCACAGCGTGATTGACGGCTCGAACACCGTCAAGGGGGCCCAGCCGCGCGGCCCTGAGCGGCTGGCCATGGGGGAGAAGTTCGGCATGGAAATGAACATCAAGATGGACTACAAGATCCTCAACACGGTCTGCGAGTTCGAGGAGGGCCGGCGGATTGCGTGGCGGCACTTCGGCGGCCACATCTGGCGCTACGTGTTGGAACCCGCCTCCGACGCCGCCGGGAAGCCGGGCACCCTGGTCACCGAAGAATGGGACGCCCGTGAGGTGCGCGCCAGGATCCTGCTGCGCCTGGCCGGCTACCTCCGCCGCCACCCTGCCAGCATTGAGCAGACCCTGGCCAAACTTGACGCTTACCTGAGCTCTGAAGCCGCCTCGGGCTCCGGCGCCGCCCCGGACCACACGCGCTAG
- a CDS encoding MarR family transcriptional regulator: MGIKDDAVEVRAQGWRTLAALHALIEAELERSLQAVAQLSVVEYTVLDALSRQDGWHMRMQQLARATALSASATTRLVNRLEDRGLLTRILCADDRRGIYTELTASGIKLLEEARPSHDATLERALAEAQEVPELSPLVAALPKLHAAV; the protein is encoded by the coding sequence ATGGGCATCAAGGACGACGCCGTCGAGGTCCGGGCGCAAGGCTGGCGGACCCTGGCGGCCTTGCACGCACTGATCGAGGCGGAGCTGGAACGCTCGCTGCAGGCTGTGGCGCAGCTGTCGGTCGTGGAGTACACCGTGCTGGATGCGCTGAGCCGCCAGGACGGCTGGCACATGCGGATGCAGCAGTTGGCCCGCGCCACGGCGCTGAGTGCCAGCGCCACCACCCGCCTGGTGAACCGGCTCGAGGACCGGGGCCTGCTGACCCGGATCCTGTGCGCCGATGACCGCCGCGGAATCTACACCGAGCTCACTGCCAGCGGCATCAAGCTGCTGGAGGAGGCCCGGCCCAGCCATGACGCGACGCTGGAGCGGGCGCTGGCCGAGGCGCAGGAGGTGCCGGAACTGTCGCCCCTGGTCGCTGCCCTTCCGAAGCTGCACGCGGCCGTGTAA
- a CDS encoding gamma-glutamyl-gamma-aminobutyrate hydrolase family protein (Members of this family of hydrolases with an active site Cys residue belong to MEROPS family C26.) translates to MAPGTAAHRGPAPVHGAGPWAWHEVEMQGGSKVAGLYGGDGPGGHKNGGNLPAVTVKIASGHHQAVARVAAGLVMTAVAEDGTVEALEDPERWVASMQWHPEALELPAGERLAPFRAFVEVCRSFPQHLVALLV, encoded by the coding sequence ATGGCGCCGGGCACCGCGGCGCACCGGGGACCCGCGCCGGTGCACGGTGCCGGACCATGGGCCTGGCATGAGGTTGAGATGCAGGGCGGAAGCAAGGTTGCCGGCCTGTACGGCGGGGACGGCCCCGGCGGCCATAAAAACGGCGGCAATCTTCCAGCTGTCACGGTCAAGATTGCCTCCGGCCATCACCAGGCTGTCGCGCGGGTGGCCGCTGGGCTCGTGATGACAGCGGTAGCCGAGGACGGGACGGTGGAGGCGCTGGAAGACCCGGAGCGCTGGGTAGCGTCTATGCAGTGGCATCCCGAGGCCCTGGAACTGCCGGCAGGAGAACGGCTGGCCCCGTTCCGCGCCTTCGTTGAGGTGTGTCGCAGCTTTCCCCAGCACTTAGTGGCCCTGCTAGTATGA